In Oncorhynchus clarkii lewisi isolate Uvic-CL-2024 unplaced genomic scaffold, UVic_Ocla_1.0 unplaced_contig_780_pilon_pilon, whole genome shotgun sequence, a single window of DNA contains:
- the LOC139402146 gene encoding WAP, Kazal, immunoglobulin, Kunitz and NTR domain-containing protein 2-like has protein sequence MWWMLFPRWIWFLFGQCYVLLLIIDSCVRVKAMPMSMPNKVVYSHAGMCPNEMNPNLWVDAMSTCMRECELDRDCENFEKCCNNVCGNKSCVAARYMDIKGKKGPVGMPKGVKCDKFMCTQQGSECDIWEGQPVCKCRDRCEREPHFTCASDGMTYYNKCYMDAEACSKGISISVVTCRYHLTWPNTSPLPMETTLRPTTALLETTPPADIHPPMMLSNPTQQAVFVGETASFLCEVSGKPSPEVTWEKQLEGKENTVMRPNHVQGNVVVTNIGQLVIYNAQQQDAGIYTCTAKNLGGSVTSHYPLSVIQRDTGQKEGEVGNATNPFPFPAEECLKGPDSDDCGEESISWYYEAKRNNCFTFTYSQCNKNRNHFDSYETCMLSCGAELSAPCSLPSLQGPCKAYEPRWAYSSTLKQCQSFIWGGCGGNENNFESKEACEEMCPFPKNHNCKMCKPRGKMVTSFCKSDFIILGRVTELPEEQDSGHALITVEEILKDEKMGLKFFGQEPLEVTLMNMDWNCPCPNITMANGQLIIMGDVHNGMAVLQPDSFVGSSTARRVRKLREVIHKKTCDFLKEFPTNQ, from the exons ATGTGGTGGATGTTGTTTCCTCGATGGATCTGGTTTCTCTTTGGACAGTGCTACGTCTTGCTCCTGATCATAGACAGCTGTGTGAGGGTGAAAGCGATGCCAATGTCCATGCCCAACAAAGTGGTGTACTCTCACGCGGGCATGTGCCCCAACGAGATGAACCCCAACCTGTGGGTGGACGCCATGAGCACCTGTATGCGCGAGTGCGAGTTGGACCGG GACTGTGAAAACTTTGAGAAATGCTGCAACAACGTGTGTGGGAACAAGAGCTGTGTGGCGGCGCGCTACATGGACATTAAGGGCAAGAAGGGGCCGGTTGGCATGCCAAAAGGGGTCAAGTGTGACAAGTTCATGTGTACGCAGCAGGGCTCCGAGTGTGACATCTGGGAGGGCCAGCCCGTGTGTAAGTGCCGGGACCGCTGTGAGAGAGAGCCCCACTTCACATGTGCCTCAGACGGTATGACCTACTACAACAAGTGTTACATGGATGCAGAGGCCTGCTCCAAGGGCATCTCTATCTCTGTGGTCACCTGCAG GTACCACCTCACCTGGCCAAACACCAGCCCGTTGCCCATGGAGACCACCCTGCGGCCAACCACTGCCCTCCTTGAGACCACCCCCCCGGCTGACATCCATCCTCCAATGATGCTCAGCAACCCCACTCAGCAGGCTGTGTTCGTGGGCGAGACAGCCAGCTTCCTGTGCGAAGTGTCAGGTAAGCCCAGTCCGGAGGTGACCTGGGAGAAGCAGCTGGAGGGCAAGGAGAACACAGTGATGAGGCCCAATCACGTGCAGGGGAACGTAGTGGTCACCAACATCGGCCAGCTGGTCATCTACAATGCCCAGCAACAGGACGCCGGCATCTACACCTGCACGGCCAAAAACCTGGGGGGGTCTGTGACCTCCCACTACCCACTGTCGGTGATCCAGAGAGACACAGGCCAGAAGGAGGGTGAGGTAGGGAATGCCACCAACCCATTCCCATTCCCCGCCGAAGAGTGCCTGAAGGGGCCGGACAGTGACGACTGTGGGGAGGAGAGCATAAGCTGGTACTACGAAGCCAAGAGGAACAATTGCTTCACCTTCACCTACAGCCAGTGCAACAAGAACCGCAACCACTTTGACAGCTACGAGACATGCATGTTGTCGTGCGGGGCAGAGCTGTCggctccctgctctctccccagcCTGCAGGGACCCTGTAAGGCCTACGAGCCCCGctgggcctacagcagcaccctCAAACAGTGCCAGTCCTTCATCTGGGGCGGCTGTGGaggcaatgaaaacaactttgaaTCCAAAGAGGCCTGCGAGGAGATGTGTCCTTTTCCGAAGAACCATAACTGTAAGATGTGTAAACCGCGGGGCAAGATGGTGACCAGCTTCTGCAAGAGCGACTTCATCATCCTGGGGCGCGTGACAGAGTTGCCTGAAGAACAGGACTCGGGCCACGCCCTGATCACCGTGGAGGAGATCCTAAAGGACGAGAAAATGGGCCTCAAGTTCTTCGGCCAGGAACCCTTGGAGGTGACCTTGATGAACATGGACTGGAACTGCCCATGCCCCAACATCACCATGGCCAACGGGCAGCTCATCATCATGGGAGACGTCCACAACGGCATGGCCGTGCTGCAGCCCGACAGCTTCGTGGGGAGCTCCACCGCACGCAGGGTCAGGAAGCTCCGAGAGGTCATTCACAAGAAGACCTGTGATTTTCTCAAAGAGTTCCCAACAAACCAGTAG